In one Denitratisoma sp. genomic region, the following are encoded:
- the tsaD gene encoding tRNA (adenosine(37)-N6)-threonylcarbamoyltransferase complex transferase subunit TsaD, giving the protein MLVLGVESSCDETGLALYDTGRGLLAHAVHSQIDLHEAYGGVVPELASRDHIRRVVPLLRKVLAEAGTGLEAVDAIAYTAGPGLAGALLVGAGFAESLALALKVPALPVHHLEGHLLSPLLSADPPRFPFVALLVSGGHTQLMRVSGVGQYELLGETLDDAAGEAFDKTAKLLGLGYPGGPQLARLAETGKPGRFSLPRPMLHSGDLNFSFSGLKTAVLTQVRKQEFSDAEKADLCAEFQAAIVEVLAVKALAALNAAGLKQLVVAGGVGANRALRAALDAGTRTAGARVFYPELELCTDNGAMIAFAGAQRLTSGIAAKQAGSFAVRPRWALQEA; this is encoded by the coding sequence ATGCTGGTACTGGGCGTCGAATCCTCCTGCGACGAAACTGGCCTGGCCCTCTACGATACGGGGCGCGGGCTGCTGGCGCATGCCGTCCACTCCCAGATCGACCTGCACGAGGCTTACGGCGGCGTCGTGCCGGAACTGGCCTCGCGCGACCATATTCGCCGTGTCGTGCCGCTCTTGCGCAAGGTCTTGGCCGAGGCCGGCACCGGCCTGGAGGCGGTCGACGCCATCGCCTATACGGCCGGGCCGGGCCTGGCGGGGGCCTTGCTGGTCGGGGCGGGTTTCGCCGAATCGCTGGCGCTGGCCCTGAAGGTGCCGGCCCTGCCGGTGCACCATCTCGAAGGCCACCTCCTGTCGCCCCTGCTTTCGGCCGATCCGCCGCGCTTTCCTTTCGTCGCCCTGCTGGTGTCGGGCGGCCATACCCAGCTGATGCGGGTGTCCGGCGTCGGCCAATACGAACTGCTGGGCGAGACGCTGGACGATGCGGCCGGCGAGGCCTTCGACAAGACCGCCAAGCTGCTCGGCCTCGGCTATCCCGGCGGACCGCAACTCGCGCGCCTGGCGGAAACGGGGAAGCCGGGGCGGTTTTCCCTGCCGCGACCCATGCTGCACAGCGGGGACCTGAACTTCAGCTTTTCCGGCCTGAAGACGGCGGTGCTGACCCAGGTGCGCAAGCAGGAATTTTCGGATGCCGAAAAGGCGGACCTGTGCGCGGAATTCCAGGCGGCGATCGTCGAGGTGCTGGCGGTCAAGGCCCTGGCCGCGCTGAATGCGGCCGGACTGAAGCAACTGGTCGTCGCCGGCGGCGTCGGCGCCAACCGGGCCCTGCGCGCCGCGCTGGATGCCGGCACGCGGACGGCGGGCGCCCGCGTGTTTTACCCGGAACTGGAGTTGTGCACGGACAATGGCGCGATGATCGCCTTCGCCGGTGCGCAGCGGCTGACTTCCGGGATAGCCGCAAAGCAGGCCGGCAGTTTCGCTGTCAGGCCGCGTTGGGCCTTGCAGGAGGCGTGA
- the plsY gene encoding glycerol-3-phosphate 1-O-acyltransferase PlsY produces the protein MTTLGFAILAYLLGSIPFAVVTSKLFGLADPRSYGSGNPGATNVLRSGNKLAALLTLLGDAAKGWLAVFLVQQFGPAYGAQPQDVAIAGFAAFFGHLHPIFLNFRGGKGVATAAGVLFGFSLWLGLAVLAVWIGVVWLFRYSSLGAIAAAITAPIIAIALLGSGDTLTAVFCIALLLFWRHSENLQRIRAGTEPKIGQKKNATP, from the coding sequence ATGACTACGCTCGGTTTTGCCATCCTGGCCTACCTGCTCGGCTCCATCCCCTTCGCGGTGGTAACGAGCAAGCTGTTCGGCCTGGCCGATCCGCGCAGCTACGGCTCGGGCAATCCCGGCGCCACCAACGTGCTGCGCAGCGGCAACAAGCTGGCGGCCCTGCTCACCCTGCTCGGCGATGCGGCGAAGGGCTGGCTGGCGGTGTTCCTCGTGCAACAGTTCGGCCCGGCTTACGGCGCCCAGCCGCAGGATGTGGCGATTGCCGGCTTCGCCGCCTTCTTCGGCCACCTGCACCCGATTTTCCTCAATTTCAGGGGCGGCAAGGGCGTCGCCACCGCCGCGGGCGTGCTGTTCGGCTTCAGCCTGTGGCTGGGCCTCGCCGTACTCGCAGTATGGATCGGCGTGGTCTGGCTGTTCCGCTATTCCTCGCTCGGCGCCATCGCCGCGGCCATCACTGCGCCGATCATCGCCATCGCCCTGCTCGGCTCGGGCGACACGCTCACCGCCGTATTCTGCATCGCCCTGCTGCTGTTCTGGCGCCACAGCGAGAACCTGCAGCGCATCCGCGCCGGCACCGAACCGAAGATCGGGCAGAAAAAGAACGCTACGCCCTGA
- the xerD gene encoding site-specific tyrosine recombinase XerD, whose amino-acid sequence MKEADARLLDAFADTLWLEAGLSKNTLSSYRADLAQFSTWLAPRDKTLDRVEPVDIHDYLRDFSRRARSTSQRRLISALRRFYQHLLATGEIQADPSLNIEPPPRPERFPKTLSEAQVEALLAAPDCDTPLGLRDRAMLEVLYATGLRVSELVALKLFEVGMNEGVVRVFGKGSKERLVPLGQVALEWIERYLKEARPQLLEGRNCDAVFVTRRAAGLSRQMFWHLIKRHAAQAGIDPARISPHTLRHAFATHLINHGADLRVVQLLLGHADISTTQVYTHVARERLKQLHAMHHPRG is encoded by the coding sequence ATGAAAGAGGCTGACGCACGGCTGCTCGACGCCTTCGCCGACACGCTCTGGCTGGAAGCCGGCCTGTCGAAGAACACTCTCTCGAGCTATCGGGCCGATCTCGCGCAATTCTCCACCTGGCTCGCCCCGCGGGACAAGACGCTCGACCGGGTCGAACCGGTCGACATCCACGACTACCTGCGCGACTTCAGCCGCCGCGCCAGGTCGACCAGCCAGCGCCGCCTGATTTCCGCCCTGCGCCGCTTCTACCAGCACCTGCTGGCGACCGGAGAAATCCAGGCCGACCCCAGCCTGAACATCGAGCCGCCGCCCCGTCCGGAACGCTTCCCCAAGACGCTGTCCGAGGCCCAGGTCGAGGCGCTGCTGGCTGCGCCGGACTGCGACACCCCGCTCGGCCTGCGCGATCGCGCCATGCTCGAAGTCCTCTACGCCACCGGCCTGCGCGTCTCCGAGCTGGTCGCACTGAAACTCTTCGAGGTCGGCATGAATGAGGGCGTGGTGCGCGTCTTCGGCAAGGGGTCGAAGGAGCGGCTGGTGCCGCTCGGGCAGGTGGCGCTGGAGTGGATCGAGCGCTACCTGAAGGAAGCCCGGCCGCAGCTGCTCGAAGGCCGCAACTGCGACGCGGTCTTCGTCACGCGGCGTGCGGCCGGTCTGTCGCGCCAGATGTTCTGGCATCTGATCAAGCGCCATGCCGCGCAGGCGGGCATCGATCCGGCGCGCATCTCGCCGCATACGCTGCGCCACGCCTTCGCCACGCACCTGATCAACCACGGCGCCGACCTGCGCGTCGTGCAGTTGCTGCTCGGCCACGCCGATATTTCGACGACCCAGGTCTACACCCACGTCGCCCGCGAGCGGCTCAAGCAGCTGCACGCCATGCACCATCCGCGCGGCTGA
- a CDS encoding HpcH/HpaI aldolase/citrate lyase family protein, which translates to MDLPVNAFKRALREGQPQIGLWSVLANASVAELLGASGYDWLLIDMEHAPNELPGVQAQLQALRGSATTPIVRPPWNDMVWVKRVLDLGAQTLLIPYVQTAEEAAAAVAFMRYPPAGRRGVAGGTRATQWGRIRDYYKRVEEELCLLVQVESRQGLENLDAIVATPGVDGVFIGPADLSADMGHLGDPQHPEVQAAIEDAVRRIRTAGKAAGILARSEEGGRWLSAGCLFVAVGVDASLLAQAADGLAAKFRA; encoded by the coding sequence ATGGACTTGCCGGTGAATGCATTCAAGCGTGCGCTGCGCGAAGGCCAGCCGCAGATCGGCCTCTGGTCGGTTCTCGCCAATGCCTCGGTGGCCGAGCTCCTCGGCGCTTCGGGCTACGACTGGCTGCTGATCGACATGGAGCACGCCCCCAACGAACTGCCGGGTGTGCAGGCGCAGTTGCAGGCCCTGCGCGGCTCCGCGACGACGCCCATCGTGCGCCCGCCATGGAACGACATGGTGTGGGTCAAGCGCGTGCTCGACCTCGGCGCCCAGACCCTGCTGATTCCCTATGTGCAGACGGCAGAGGAGGCTGCCGCCGCGGTTGCCTTCATGCGCTATCCGCCGGCGGGACGCCGCGGCGTGGCGGGCGGCACGCGGGCCACGCAGTGGGGCCGCATCCGTGATTACTACAAGCGGGTCGAGGAGGAGTTGTGCCTGCTGGTGCAGGTGGAGTCCCGCCAGGGGCTGGAGAACCTCGATGCCATCGTCGCGACACCGGGGGTGGACGGCGTCTTCATCGGGCCGGCGGATCTGTCCGCCGACATGGGCCACCTGGGCGATCCGCAGCATCCCGAGGTGCAGGCGGCGATCGAGGACGCGGTGCGTCGCATTCGCACTGCGGGCAAGGCGGCGGGGATACTCGCGCGCAGCGAAGAGGGTGGGCGCTGGCTATCGGCGGGTTGCCTGTTCGTTGCCGTCGGCGTCGATGCCAGCCTGCTGGCGCAGGCGGCCGACGGCCTTGCCGCGAAGTTCAGGGCGTAG
- a CDS encoding methylated-DNA--[protein]-cysteine S-methyltransferase, producing the protein MAAEFDAVLAAPFGALGVRTEGDAIAEIRFLPPGTPALKPKTALAERACAQLASYLTDPKAGFDLPLKADGTDFQRSVWRAIAAIPQGKTLTYGEIAKRLKSAPRAVGQACGRNPYPVVVPCHRVVASDGGLGGFASATGGYLLDTKRWLLEHERG; encoded by the coding sequence ATGGCCGCTGAATTCGATGCCGTCCTTGCCGCCCCCTTCGGCGCCCTCGGCGTGCGCACCGAGGGCGATGCCATCGCCGAAATCCGTTTCCTGCCGCCCGGCACGCCGGCACTCAAGCCGAAGACCGCCCTGGCCGAGCGGGCGTGCGCGCAACTGGCGTCCTACTTGACCGATCCGAAGGCCGGTTTCGACCTGCCGCTGAAAGCGGACGGCACCGACTTCCAGCGCAGCGTCTGGCGCGCCATCGCCGCCATTCCGCAAGGTAAAACGCTGACCTACGGCGAGATCGCGAAACGGTTGAAAAGCGCGCCGCGCGCCGTCGGCCAGGCCTGCGGCCGCAATCCCTACCCGGTTGTCGTGCCCTGCCACCGCGTGGTGGCGTCGGACGGCGGCCTCGGCGGTTTCGCCAGCGCAACGGGCGGCTACCTGCTCGACACCAAGCGCTGGCTGCTGGAGCATGAAAGAGGCTGA
- a CDS encoding TRAP transporter permease: protein MSTPGHAEAPGLAREFGWDTGPRGRTLFLIAVLFSSFQVVSAAFSPLSSVVVRAIHVGFLLLMTFALFPGITAKRQPLPGVAWLLGGAGFLLAFYHWIFEGDLVQRAGDPTQLDLVVGVTTLVLVFEAARRVMGPALPLICGAFLAYALFGNYLPGPLAHRGYAFSQVIDQLGFGTEGIYGIPTYVSSTYIFLFILFGSFLEQAGMIRLFTDFAMGTVGHTRGGPAKVSVISSGLMGTINGSGVANVVTTGQFTIPLMKRFGYRAEFAGGVEATSSMGGQIMPPVMGAVAFIMAETINVPYVEVVKAATIPALLYFASAFWMVHLEAGRRGLHGLPKAECPDAWAAVRRGWYLILPLAALVWLLFSGYTPLFSGTVGLALTAILILGVAVAARLSATALRFAFWIALGLACAAFFKLGVGVFFAIVGALVVACLFIQGGRGTLKLAVNALADGARHALPVGVACALVGVIIGVITLTGVATTFAGFIIKLGADSLFLSLVLTMLVCLLLGMGIPTIPNYIITSSLAAPALLELGVPLIVSHMFVFYFGIMADLTPPVALAAFAASPIAQASGLKIGVQAVRIAAAGFVVPYMAVYAPALMLQGGSWLDTAYIIFKAMLAIGLWGAASIGHLRARMNWPERILATTAAGFLIVALPVTDEIGFGLGAAFIAWHLWRNRRSARTDFS from the coding sequence ATGAGCACCCCCGGACACGCTGAAGCGCCCGGCCTTGCCCGCGAATTCGGCTGGGACACCGGCCCGCGCGGCCGGACGCTGTTCCTGATCGCCGTCCTGTTTTCCTCGTTCCAGGTGGTCAGCGCCGCCTTCAGCCCGCTCTCCAGCGTGGTGGTGCGCGCCATCCACGTCGGCTTCCTGCTGCTGATGACCTTCGCCCTGTTTCCCGGGATCACCGCGAAACGGCAGCCGCTGCCCGGCGTGGCCTGGCTGCTCGGTGGCGCGGGCTTCCTCCTGGCCTTCTACCACTGGATCTTCGAGGGCGACCTGGTGCAGCGGGCCGGCGACCCGACACAGCTCGACCTGGTGGTGGGCGTCACCACCCTCGTTCTGGTCTTCGAGGCGGCGCGCCGCGTCATGGGCCCGGCGCTGCCCCTCATCTGCGGCGCCTTTCTCGCCTACGCCCTGTTCGGCAATTACCTGCCCGGCCCGCTGGCGCATCGGGGCTATGCCTTCAGCCAGGTGATCGACCAGCTCGGCTTCGGCACCGAAGGGATCTACGGCATCCCCACCTATGTCTCGTCGACCTACATCTTCCTGTTCATCCTGTTCGGCTCCTTCCTCGAACAGGCGGGGATGATCCGCCTCTTCACCGATTTCGCCATGGGCACCGTCGGCCACACCCGGGGCGGACCGGCGAAGGTCTCGGTCATCTCGTCCGGCCTGATGGGCACCATCAACGGTTCGGGCGTCGCCAATGTGGTCACCACCGGCCAGTTCACCATCCCGCTCATGAAGCGCTTCGGCTACCGCGCGGAATTCGCCGGCGGCGTCGAAGCCACCTCCAGCATGGGCGGCCAGATCATGCCGCCGGTGATGGGTGCGGTGGCCTTCATCATGGCCGAGACCATCAACGTGCCCTACGTCGAGGTGGTCAAGGCCGCCACCATCCCGGCCCTGCTGTATTTCGCCTCGGCCTTCTGGATGGTGCACCTCGAGGCCGGCCGCAGGGGCCTGCACGGCCTGCCCAAGGCCGAATGCCCGGATGCCTGGGCGGCGGTACGGCGCGGCTGGTACCTGATCCTGCCGCTGGCGGCCCTCGTGTGGCTGCTGTTCTCCGGCTACACGCCGCTGTTCTCCGGCACGGTCGGGCTGGCCCTCACCGCCATTCTCATCCTCGGTGTCGCCGTGGCGGCGCGGCTGTCCGCCACCGCCCTGCGCTTCGCCTTCTGGATCGCGCTGGGACTGGCTTGTGCGGCCTTCTTCAAGCTCGGCGTCGGCGTCTTCTTCGCCATCGTCGGCGCGCTGGTCGTCGCCTGCCTGTTCATCCAGGGCGGCCGCGGCACCTTGAAGCTGGCGGTCAACGCCCTCGCCGACGGCGCCCGCCACGCCCTGCCGGTGGGCGTCGCCTGCGCTCTGGTCGGCGTGATCATCGGCGTCATCACCCTCACCGGCGTCGCCACCACCTTCGCCGGCTTCATCATCAAGCTGGGCGCCGACAGCCTGTTCCTGTCCCTGGTGCTGACCATGCTGGTGTGCCTGCTGCTCGGCATGGGCATCCCGACCATTCCGAACTACATCATCACCAGCTCGCTCGCCGCACCGGCGCTGCTGGAACTCGGCGTGCCGCTGATCGTCTCGCACATGTTCGTCTTCTATTTCGGCATCATGGCGGACCTCACACCGCCGGTGGCGCTGGCGGCCTTCGCCGCCTCGCCGATCGCCCAGGCTTCCGGACTGAAGATCGGCGTGCAGGCGGTCCGCATCGCGGCGGCCGGCTTCGTCGTGCCCTACATGGCGGTCTATGCTCCCGCCCTCATGCTCCAGGGCGGCTCCTGGCTCGACACGGCCTACATCATCTTCAAGGCCATGCTGGCCATCGGCCTGTGGGGCGCCGCCTCCATCGGGCACCTGCGCGCGCGCATGAACTGGCCTGAACGCATCCTCGCCACAACGGCGGCAGGATTTCTCATCGTGGCCCTGCCGGTGACCGACGAGATCGGCTTCGGCCTGGGCGCAGCCTTCATCGCCTGGCACCTCTGGCGCAACCGCCGTTCCGCGCGGACTGACTTTTCCTGA
- a CDS encoding TAXI family TRAP transporter solute-binding subunit, whose translation MNKTYRVLVALAAGALLALPAQAQQFINVLSGGTSGIYYPLGVSLTQIYGKAIPEAKATVQATKASAENLNLLQAGRGEIAWTLGDALSLAWKGDADAGFKAPLNKLRGVSATYSNYIQIVASADSGIKSMADLKGKRISVGAPKSGTELNARAILKAAGLGYGDFAKVEYLPFGESVELIKNRQLDVTLQSAGLGVASIRDLATSVSIVVVPIPADIVAKVGDAAYQSAIIPANTYQGQTADVPTAVIPNFLVTHEGVSADLVCKMAKSMYDNLDMMVAAHAAAKAIKRENATKGMPLPLHPGAEKYYKNGAC comes from the coding sequence ATGAACAAGACGTATCGCGTCCTGGTGGCCCTGGCCGCCGGCGCCCTGCTCGCCCTGCCGGCCCAGGCCCAGCAGTTCATCAACGTGCTGAGCGGCGGCACCAGCGGCATTTATTACCCGCTCGGCGTCTCGCTGACGCAGATCTACGGCAAGGCGATCCCCGAGGCCAAGGCCACGGTGCAGGCGACCAAGGCCTCCGCCGAGAACCTCAATCTGCTGCAGGCCGGCCGCGGCGAGATCGCCTGGACGCTCGGCGACGCACTCTCGCTGGCCTGGAAGGGCGACGCCGACGCCGGCTTCAAGGCGCCCTTGAACAAGCTGCGCGGCGTCTCCGCCACCTACAGCAATTACATCCAGATCGTCGCCTCGGCCGACTCGGGCATCAAGTCCATGGCCGACCTGAAGGGCAAGCGCATCTCCGTCGGCGCACCCAAGTCCGGCACCGAACTCAACGCACGCGCCATCCTCAAGGCGGCCGGCCTCGGCTACGGCGATTTCGCCAAGGTGGAGTACCTGCCGTTCGGCGAGTCGGTGGAACTCATCAAGAACCGACAGCTCGACGTCACCCTGCAGTCCGCCGGCCTCGGCGTGGCCTCGATCCGCGACCTCGCCACCTCGGTGAGCATCGTGGTGGTGCCGATCCCGGCCGACATCGTGGCCAAGGTCGGCGACGCCGCCTACCAGTCGGCCATCATCCCGGCCAACACCTACCAGGGCCAGACCGCGGACGTGCCCACCGCGGTCATTCCCAACTTCCTGGTCACCCACGAAGGCGTATCGGCGGATCTGGTGTGCAAGATGGCCAAGTCCATGTACGACAACCTCGACATGATGGTTGCCGCCCATGCCGCCGCCAAGGCCATCAAGCGCGAAAACGCCACGAAAGGCATGCCGCTGCCCCTGCACCCCGGCGCCGAGAAGTACTACAAGAACGGCGCCTGCTGA
- the ybaK gene encoding Cys-tRNA(Pro) deacylase produces the protein MKRETHAPETPATAFLRQHRIAHSNHLYEYEEHGGTRVSARELNVDEHAVVKTLVMEDEAGKPLIVLMHGDRKVSTKNLARQIGAKSVSPCKPEVAQRHTGYLVGGTSPFGTKKKLPVYIEKTILDLPLIYINGGRRGFLVGVQPHEIMRVLQPKEVECGLLD, from the coding sequence ATGAAACGCGAAACCCACGCCCCTGAAACGCCGGCGACCGCCTTCCTCCGCCAGCACCGCATCGCGCATTCGAACCATCTCTATGAATATGAGGAGCATGGCGGCACGCGCGTTTCCGCGCGGGAGCTCAATGTGGACGAGCACGCCGTGGTGAAAACGCTGGTCATGGAAGACGAGGCCGGCAAGCCCTTGATCGTGCTAATGCACGGCGACCGCAAGGTATCGACGAAGAACCTGGCAAGGCAGATCGGCGCCAAGAGCGTGTCGCCCTGCAAGCCGGAAGTAGCCCAGCGCCACACCGGCTACCTCGTCGGAGGCACCTCGCCCTTCGGCACGAAGAAGAAGCTGCCGGTGTACATCGAGAAGACCATCCTCGACCTGCCGCTCATCTACATCAACGGCGGCCGGCGCGGCTTCCTGGTCGGCGTGCAGCCGCACGAGATCATGCGCGTGCTGCAGCCGAAGGAAGTGGAATGCGGTCTGCTCGATTAG
- a CDS encoding GatB/YqeY domain-containing protein: MSLKAKISEDMKSAMKARETARLGAIRLLLAAIKQREVDDRVELDDAGVLAVIDKMLKQRRDSIAQYEKAGRQDLVDAEKLEVGVLTGYMPQALSPEEVQAAVAEAVAASGAAGPQDMGKVMAVLKPKLAGRADMSQVSGLVKAALSK; encoded by the coding sequence ATGTCGCTCAAAGCCAAGATCAGCGAAGACATGAAGTCGGCCATGAAGGCCCGCGAAACCGCGCGCCTGGGCGCGATCCGGCTGCTGCTGGCCGCCATCAAGCAGCGCGAGGTGGATGACCGCGTCGAACTGGACGATGCCGGCGTGCTGGCCGTCATCGACAAGATGCTGAAGCAGCGCCGCGACTCCATTGCCCAGTACGAGAAGGCCGGCCGGCAGGACCTGGTCGATGCCGAGAAACTCGAGGTCGGCGTGCTCACCGGCTACATGCCGCAGGCCCTCTCGCCGGAGGAAGTCCAGGCCGCCGTCGCCGAGGCCGTCGCCGCCAGCGGCGCCGCCGGCCCGCAGGACATGGGCAAGGTAATGGCGGTGCTGAAGCCGAAGCTGGCCGGCCGCGCCGACATGAGCCAGGTTTCCGGCCTGGTCAAGGCCGCCCTGTCCAAATAA
- the rpsU gene encoding 30S ribosomal protein S21 encodes MPGIRVKENEPFEVAIRRFKRAIEKTGLLTELRSREFYEKPTAERKRKLSAAVKRHHKRIRSQMLPPKMY; translated from the coding sequence ATGCCTGGCATCCGCGTCAAGGAAAACGAGCCGTTCGAAGTGGCCATCCGCCGCTTCAAGCGCGCCATCGAGAAAACCGGTCTTCTGACCGAACTGCGTTCGCGCGAGTTCTACGAGAAACCCACGGCCGAGCGCAAGCGCAAGCTGTCCGCTGCGGTGAAGCGCCATCACAAGCGCATCCGCAGCCAGATGCTGCCGCCGAAGATGTACTAA
- a CDS encoding chalcone isomerase family protein, with protein sequence MKRITAAFATALLISLAHAAELEGFKFDDKLKLGNAELVVNGTGVRSKFGKRYAMALYLPAKATDAKAALAAKGPKRVDVRLIKDVSGDTFAGAVSGGINDNSSDAEKAALKDRIKQLADTVVALGEIKAGTAIVFDWVPERGMVLTVGGKPAGQPIPGEDFYTALLRVWLGEDPAQGSLKEALLGKPQ encoded by the coding sequence ATGAAAAGAATCACAGCAGCGTTCGCAACCGCGCTTCTCATAAGCCTCGCCCACGCCGCGGAGCTGGAGGGTTTCAAGTTCGACGACAAGCTCAAGCTCGGCAATGCCGAACTCGTGGTAAACGGCACCGGCGTGCGCTCCAAGTTCGGCAAGCGCTACGCCATGGCCCTCTACCTGCCGGCCAAGGCCACGGACGCCAAGGCCGCGCTCGCCGCCAAGGGGCCGAAGCGTGTGGACGTGAGGCTCATCAAGGATGTCTCCGGCGACACCTTCGCCGGCGCCGTCAGCGGCGGCATCAACGACAACAGCTCGGATGCGGAGAAGGCCGCGCTGAAGGACCGCATCAAGCAGCTGGCCGACACCGTCGTCGCGCTGGGCGAGATCAAGGCCGGCACCGCCATCGTGTTCGACTGGGTCCCGGAGCGGGGCATGGTGCTCACCGTCGGCGGCAAGCCGGCCGGCCAGCCCATCCCCGGCGAGGATTTCTACACGGCCCTGCTGCGCGTCTGGCTGGGCGAAGATCCGGCACAGGGAAGCCTCAAGGAAGCCCTGCTCGGCAAGCCGCAATAA
- a CDS encoding dihydroneopterin aldolase, which produces MDRIFIDELRVEAWVGIYPRERAARQTIEISLEFGVPDAAAQHDDIADTIDYAEVISRIRKELGERHFNLLETLGEYVVALLTGDFGAPWVKISIAKTGVARGVKRVGVAIERGKLA; this is translated from the coding sequence ATGGACCGCATCTTCATCGACGAGTTGCGCGTCGAGGCCTGGGTCGGCATCTATCCGCGCGAACGTGCGGCGCGCCAGACCATCGAGATCAGCCTGGAGTTCGGCGTGCCCGACGCCGCCGCCCAGCACGACGACATCGCCGACACCATCGACTATGCCGAGGTGATCTCCCGCATCCGCAAGGAACTCGGCGAGCGCCACTTCAACCTGCTGGAGACGCTGGGGGAATATGTCGTCGCCCTGCTCACCGGGGACTTCGGCGCGCCCTGGGTGAAGATCTCCATCGCCAAGACCGGCGTGGCGCGAGGCGTGAAGCGGGTCGGCGTGGCGATCGAGCGGGGAAAACTCGCCTAA
- a CDS encoding DUF1850 domain-containing protein, producing the protein MPLCIAAGALAATLAVESFTLAWTHSIEKIRWEEDWRIENGRLHLVEARIRGSGAGMEPPAGAILENGTWRYRPDIAPLETLRLAHSSFVPPYELCFAGRCRPLAELVGSAENGTVTLFACPGSDHGR; encoded by the coding sequence ATGCCCCTCTGTATCGCCGCCGGCGCTCTGGCAGCCACACTGGCCGTCGAATCCTTCACCCTGGCATGGACCCATTCGATCGAGAAGATCCGCTGGGAAGAAGACTGGCGCATCGAGAACGGCCGCCTGCACCTGGTCGAGGCGCGCATTCGCGGTTCCGGCGCGGGCATGGAGCCGCCTGCCGGCGCCATCCTGGAAAACGGCACCTGGCGCTATAGGCCGGACATTGCGCCGCTGGAGACGCTTCGGCTCGCGCACTCATCCTTTGTGCCCCCGTATGAATTGTGCTTCGCAGGCCGCTGCCGCCCGCTTGCGGAGCTGGTCGGCAGCGCGGAGAATGGAACGGTTACGCTATTTGCCTGCCCAGGAAGCGATCATGGCCGCTGA